In Amaranthus tricolor cultivar Red isolate AtriRed21 chromosome 5, ASM2621246v1, whole genome shotgun sequence, a genomic segment contains:
- the LOC130812900 gene encoding histone H2B.9-like produces the protein MAPKANKKPANAEKKLPKDAAPSSDKKKKKAKKSAESYKSYIFKVLKQVHPDIGISGKAMSIMNSFINDMFEKFAQESSRLAKYSKKPTITSREIQSAVRLVLPGELAKHAVSEGTKAVSKFTSNS, from the coding sequence ATGGCTCCTAAAGCAAACAAGAAACCTGCTAATGCCGAGAAAAAGCTTCCTAAAGACGCAGCACCTTCGAGtgacaagaagaaaaagaaggccAAGAAGAGCGCAGAAAGTTACAAATCCTACATCTTTAAAGTTCTCAAACAAGTTCATCCTGATATTGGTATATCCGGCAAAGCGATGAGTATAATGAACAGTTTTATCAATGATATGTTTGAGAAGTTTGCTCAAGAATCATCTCGCCTTGCAAAATATAGCAAGAAACCTACCATTACTTCTCGCGAGATTCAGTCTGCTGTAAGGCTGGTTTTGCCCGGAGAATTGGCTAAGCATGCTGTTTCTGAGGGTACTAAGGCTGTCTCTAAATTTACTAGTAATAGTTAG
- the LOC130813224 gene encoding UDP-glycosyltransferase 73C2-like, whose product MRYALNILQISNPLTKIKLELLISQFLVLPSSLLLKKANMENNPEKLHFVLFPLMAPGHMIPIIDIAKLLAKEDITVTIVTTPVNASRFESTIDRAIKGGLDIRVSILSFPWKEFGLPEGCENVDLLPSLSYNINFIEAAAKLQEPMENLLQELEPTPSCLISDLGFTWTTEVARKFNIPRVVFNGTSCFSLLSLHNLITYDMLGSVKSDTDSFMVSGLPDRIELTRTQVPNAVHHAGHPLRVEMRKAESEAFGMLVNSFEELESEYYKRYKEAKGKNTIWCVGPVSLCNQDQLDKEQRGSLCNFDSSQIMELALGLEASKQPFILAVRGGHNQHEVERLIEEDGLKNRVEGRGLIIMGWAPQVLILSHPSIGGFLTHCGWNSTIEGISAGVPLITCPLFSEQFLNSKFVVQVLKVGININIENPRMIPGEEARIITLKKECVKQAVQIVMDDGKEGKELRERAERLAERAKKAVDEGGSSSRGLRLMIQDVIQQTQKGC is encoded by the exons ATGAGGTATGCCCTGAacattcttcaaatttcaaaccCTTTAACTAAGATAAAACTTGAGCTACTCATTTCTCAGTTCTTAGTCCTTCCTTCCAGTTTACTGCTAAAGAAGGCAAACATGGAAAACAACCCAGAAAAACTTCATTTTGTACTGTTTCCATTAATGGCACCAGGCCACATGATTCCAATCATAGACATTGCTAAGTTGTTAGCAAAAGAAGACATTACAGTCACTATAGTTACTACACCAGTGAATGCTTCTCGCTTTGAATCAACCATAGACCGAGCAATCAAAGGTGGCCTAGATATAAGGGTTTCAATCCTTAGCTTTCCTTGGAAAGAGTTTGGATTACCAGAAGGATGTGAAAATGTGGACTTACTTCCTTCATTAAGTTATAATATAAACTTCATTGAAGCTGCTGCTAAACTACAAGAACCAATGGAAAACTTGCTTCAAGAGTTGGAACCTACACCAAGTTGCTTGATTTCTGACTTGGGTTTTACTTGGACTACTGAAGTTGCAAGAAAATTTAATATTCCAAGGGTTGTATTCAATGGCACATCTTGTTTTTCTCTCTTAAGTTTGCACAATTTGATCACCTATGACATGCTTGGAAGTGTAAAATCGGATACTGACTCGTTTATGGTTTCGGGTTTGCCTGATAGAATTGAGCTGACTAGAACTCAGGTACCTAATGCAGTACATCATGCAGGTCATCCTTTGAGAGTGGAAATGAGAAAGGCAGAGAGTGAAGCATTTGGGATGTTAGTGAATTCTTTTGAGGAGCTAGAATCAGAGTACTATAAAAGATACAAGGAGGCAAAGGGGAAGAATACAATATGGTGTGTGGGCCCTGTTTCACTGTGCAATCAGGATCAGTTGGATAAAGAACAAAGAG GAAGTCTCTGTAACTTTGATTCATCACAAATTATGGAGCTGGCTTTAGGGTTAGAAGCATCAAAACAACCATTTATCTTAGCTGTTCGAGGAGGACATAATCAACACGAAGTTGAGAGATTGATAGAAGAAGACGGTTTGAAGAACAGGGTTGAAGGTAGAGGGTTAATCATAATGGGTTGGGCACCACAAGTGCTAATATTATCACATCCTTCTATAGGCGGATTTTTAACTCATTGTGGTTGGAATTCGACTATTGAAGGGATATCTGCTGGTGTGCCGTTGATTACTTGTCCGCTTTTTTCAGAACAGTTTCTTAACTCAAAATTTGTAGTGCAAGTTTTGAAAGTTGGTATCAACATCAACATCGAAAACCCAAGGATGATCCCAGGTGAGGAAGCGAGAATTATCACCCTGAAGAAAGAGTGTGTGAAGCAGGCGGTTCAGATAGTTATGGACGATGGAAAGGAAGGGAAAGAACTGAGAGAAAGAGCTGAGAGACTCGCAGAAAGGGCAAAAAAAGCAGTGGATGAGGGTGGATCCTCCAGTAGAGGCTTAAGGTTAATGATCCAAGACGTCATACAGCAGACACAAAAAGGATGCTAG